The following is a genomic window from Oscarella lobularis chromosome 2, ooOscLobu1.1, whole genome shotgun sequence.
GGCCCCGGAGCGGAAAACATGTCCTGTCGCCGCGACATCGCCGCctgagcggcggcggcggcgccagTCGGCGGCACTTGCCGACTCGTACCCGAACGCTGCATCATCAGATGTTCGGACTTCAAAGGCGCGCTTGTCGGAAGAGGATCGACCATGACACCGGGATACCCGTGTCCAGAAGTATAGGGCATTTGAGCGAGAGGCGGCGCtgcagccgccgccggtgGCCcctgcgccgccgccgccgccgccgccttgtCTTTATGTTCTCTATGTTCCCTGTGATCTGGATCGTTCTCGCGgccaccaccgccgccgtggtggtgatggtgatgatgatgaccTCCTCTCTTATCCCCCTGGTGATTTTCTCTGAGTCCGAAGCATTAAAATCAtcatttttcttactttcaACGTGTTCCAGTCGAAGACGTAGTCGTAGGTGAAGTTCTGTCGATGGAAGAGATTCCGAAAGAGCTGTCGGAGATAGTGATAATCGGGcttgtcgtcgaatcggaGCGATCGGCAAAAATTTAGATACGTAGCAAATTCAGCTAaaggaaaaatcaattaaataataataataataataataacatACCAGGAAATCCTTTACAAAGAAAATCAACTGGCGTCgacattttcttctcgctgaTTCTGTCATATTTCTGCTTTTTTGTCGCCGCCTTGAGCCCCTGCCAAGGCAACGAGCCCAAATTGAAATACATGAGCATATAACCGAGCGActccaaatcgtcgcgacgacttTGCTCTAAGTAACGgacataaaataaataaataaataatccaTCTCGACGCCCCCTTACCGATGCCCAGATGCGTATTGATGCTCGCGTAGCGCGCCGTTCCCGTCAAATTCTTGTCCTCTCGATAGGGTATATGTTGATGGGTTCGCGGATCGCGATACTTCTTCGCCAATCCGAAATCGATGATGTAGACGAGATTGCCTTTCTTTCCCAAACCCATGAGAAAGTTATCGGGCTTGATGTCGCGATGAATAAAGTTCTTCGAGTGAACGTACTCCACGCGACTTATCTGCAAAGGGAAGGAGTCCCAGCTGCATCCCAATGAATGCAAACGTGGTATCAATATGCGCCCCTGTCTGTACACTCTACGGATTCCGTCCCCCGTCTACCCAGTcaaaatcaaacgccgtcttGTCGCAAATCCTCGCCGCAGGAACCGTCGGTTCCACGGCAACAATCCCCGATCAGTTTCTCAAATGAGAACAAGAGTCCCAGACGGCCTATTAGCATATTTCACAAAGGGGCTCCCTAATGAATGCCTTCGTAACGAAATCAACCAAGCGGGGACAGAAGCCTCGAAGAGGTGGAAAGCGACCAACCCTAACTCTTTCTCTATCGCTTTCTAAATCCTTCGTCGAGGAGGTTCTTACAATataggagagaaaaaaaggacaAAAAAGCGTGGGTTTAGGAAATGTTATTAGAGTCCGGGTCCGTCGCGAGGGGAAACCACTGATGGGACGATCGGAAGGCGGGCTAACCCACTTTACCCGCCGCGACACCCAACCctcaaaaaaatcgtcgagagCGAATGTAAGTAAATAGGCGTTGTCCCCCCTTCATATATTCTCACGCGTTCGTTCTCACCAGCTGATCggcgaggaggagaacgGTTTTCACGCTGAACTTTCGCGAGCAGAAATTAAACAAATCCTCCAAACTCGGTCCGAGAAGTTCCATGACGAGAACGTTGTAGTCGCCTTCGGCGCCGCACCACCTGATGTGGGGAATGCCGACTAGACAGACGCGCGGGGGGAAAGGggagggggaaaaaaaacggtCGGTTAGATCGCTCGCGAGCGcgcgaatcgcgtcgtttttcttctcgtacCACCGCCTTGCATTATTTGTAGAATTTCGCTTCGATGTGAAGCTGTGGGTGGCGCGTGCGGACGCATTCTAGCTTGATTGCCACCTCTTCGCCCGAGTAGACGTTCGTTCCTATAGAAATCGCGGATCAACGACGAAGGGGTGGGGAACGGGggagcgaaaaaaaaaacgggtGGCTCCCTCCTCCCCTTTCATCTTCCCcccgctttctttttctttacgtaCCGAGGTAGATGTCGCCGAATGAACCGCTGCCTATCTTGCGACCGAGACGGTATTTGTTGCCGACTCGAAGttccattttttcgtcgcttcctcGTTTAGCGTACGGGCATAAAGACTCGAGAACGAGGGAGGAGTCGGCTCTAGCGAGGCGAATCTTTGTTGGATTCGCTTCGAACACTTTCGAGTGGCTTACTAGAGTCCTTTAGCCACGCGGAcgagaagcgacgacgacggatgGACGAGATTTCGACGGATACcaacgacgaaagacgaagaacaaCAAAGAGTAGCTCAATAGGAATGGCCCGTATAAGCGTCGTCATCAACCACTAAATGCATTACATACATTCAATATGACCCGAAGCGTCGAAAGTACCCAAAGGAAAAACTTTGCTAACGCAGCGTTTCAGCGCGGAAGCAAATGCATTATTTCATTATAAAAAGTTTTCATATATAAGGCAAGAGAGCACTTCCGCCACGCACCCAGATTTCGATCATGAATACAAGAAAACTTTTATGGTATAACACTAATCAAGAAAGACTGATGAAAAATTGCGGTCAGTCTTCACTCTGATTTAATGCGTGGGGCTGTGGTCTATTACCTGTCTAATTCAATTTGTCATTATGCGTGGATAGCTAGCTACACAGTATAAAATAGCCATACAAACGAAAAACATTTACATATTAGCCTCCAAAGTGACAACGTCTTCGGGCAAAGTCCAACCACAAAGTAAATCAGCGACAACATTCATTCTATCCTGGCCCCAAATTACGTACGGACTTCCGTTAACCTGGAAGCTAGGAACTCCAATCACTCCAGCAGAAATAGCTCTGAAACGCGGAAGTCATATCGCGTAACGAAACTCCCAGCCACGTTACCTAGCAACGTTGACCCTGAGCTGCTCTTTGGTCTCTGGTTTTTGAGCCTCAGCCAGCAATCCCTTCCCATCGAATCCAGACTCGTCAAGCAAACGGCATAACACCTATAAAATGTACGTATAACCAAGCATGTATGTGCGAACCCTCCTACATCTTCTTTCGATATGTCTCGATCGTCAACCCAAGCGGCTTTGTCTAAATTAGGTTCTGTCTCTCTTAGGCATGcgacgtctcgtttcgaACTCACATATCGTGTCTCTTAGTCTGTCGCTTTTTTCCACGAGAGCGACGCGAAGGGCCGATACGCTTCGAATGGGAAACGTGCTTGGTGTTCGAAATGGGACATGTCCCGCATCGGCAATCCAATCCTGTAGGTCCTGTTCTCCGTATGCCCGCTTGATTTCAGGCACTTCTAAGAGAGGAACCTAGAAGAGCGCTAGAGAGAGATACGTCTGTCGGCCAGACCAGGTGCTCACAACTGGAGTGCCCAATCTCTTTGAATAGAGCCCCAACGAGAATGGGTACCCACTCCACTGTCACATCAATGGGAGCTAGGCTCTTCAACAGACCATAGATCTAagattaataaataataaaatatattATATTGAAATTCTAAGAAACTGCAGTACTTTCTGGCTCCTAAATAGCTCCACGGGCTCGAAAAGTCGTAGTAGAAAGTCAGGTGACCCTTCCGTCCGACGTCAGGAAATGCCAATCGAAGTGGACTCGCACTCTCGTTTCCAAGCACTCTCTCCACAAAATGCATTCTATCGGACTCCCCAATACAAACGATCATTAACCCAGAAACTAGACagcaaaaaataataaaaataatactAATACCCCGGTCTCCCTACCTCGGCACGCCAAACGCTCCCCTAGTAAACGCCTCGTGTGTATTCTGCTTCAGACTTTCTCTCCCCTGCTCAATCTGCTGACGAATGTCCGAAAAACTCCATCCAATCGATGCTGCGATGGATTGCAGCACTTGGCTATCAGTGACATCAGCGTGCTTTTGCCAGTACGCTTCATAGAGAGAATGAGTGAGTTTCACTCTGAGACCGCTGTCTGGTTCGGTCGATGCAATCAAGCGCATCGCATTCAACGTTTTCTGTGGATGACTAGCCGGAACAGTCAGCGATaagccgtttctcttcatgCTCAGCATAAAATCTAAAGGAGAATCatttcttctgttttctctttggAAGTCTCTACCTTTCGTCAATAGCCTGCGCTTCGCCTGCGGCATGACAGAGTACGCCGAGCCGTCCTTGCCTTGGGGAGCACGCGAGAGGTCGTAAAGCCCGCCTAGGTTGAGTTTGGAGCGAGTGGAATCGAGCGAAGGCGTTTGGTCTTACCTAGGAGGACTGGACGCCATTTGATCGATGCATTTGTTCTGCGAGCAAGATTTTCAACTATTCTGCTTGCAGCGTAAGCAAAAGGACAAACGATGTCGTAGTAGAACACGAATTCCTTCATGACTTGCGCGCTTTACTGTAGCAAATAACAGCGATTgggttatgacgtcacatgcaGCTCTTCTCAAACGGACGAAGTCGATTTTATAAACGAACTGTCTTCAGCTTGACTGTCAAACAGTCCGCTAGTCTCGGTCTCCTCCTTCATGGACTTTTTTGGCAATTGTGACGAAGCAgctcgacgtttttctttgttcagTCTCCCTTTATTAGTCGAGTTGCGGGAGAAGTATCGTGCATAAATATGGTTTGCGTTGAAAAGTAAAATAAAGGCAATGCcccactgaaaaaaatcgacgggTTTGCTAGCAATTTATCAATCCAGTAATGTAGACTTTACCTGTAAGAATGTCATCATGAGGCTGTCCACTTCGAACGTGTACCAGTCAGGTACATCTTTGATGTGTCTACTATCCACCAGATGAGTACTGTCAATCCAACGAGAGGAGTCACAATCCTGCGCATATGGGATTAGGAGAATGCAGTGGTCAGTTCTAAGAAAAAGTTTATACATTATTGCGAAGTTCCACGCTTTGCGAAGTTTCCAGTCGTCCGTACCAAACTAATAACAAGGGGTTTTTAttagtatttaattaattaattaagaggtGCTCAAACCGAACCTCATTCACACAAACGGCCCGAAACCTATCAGCGCCGAATTTGACGACCAATCCGACCAGCATCAGACCGCTTGGAATTAGTGCAAAAGACCAAACTTCgtcctaaaagaaataaagataaaTCCATAGTCTACGTAGCTGACATTACCTGACCAACGAGGTAGTTCACGTCTAGAGCTGATGGTGCGCCTATGCCAAACGTTACAATAGTCACAACAATAGCAGAAACGATTCGAGACACTAGGTAAATAGTGGTTATCAGAGTATTGACAAATACAGTGTACCACCTCCCATATTCTCCAAGACAAGAGCAAGAAGTTCGAAAGTTGCTATGAGAGAGCTGAATCCGGCAAAAGCCAAGGATAGAAAGAATAGCACAGCCAAAAAACGCCCAGCTGTCATTTCCGCATACAACAACGGCATCCTTCCAAAACAAATGTCAACTAACGGCATGCGCGGAGGATCTCGTACCATATAAAAGTCAATCCAGTGGCCGCTGGTCCACTGTCCTTCAATATAGGCACTATTTCGCGTCTTGTGTATCCCGTTAGACTGAGCACAGAGAAGACGTTGCAGAACGTCATGATGCCACAACAAAGACTGCAAGACAACGCGACTGTATGTATCTATTTGCTGGTTAGCCTCTAACTAACCTAACAAAATTATTTGCAATCGGGGTCACAGTTCCCATAGAAACGATTCCGTCGTGTCTTCTCATATAAGTAGCATATGTAAGAAATAATCCATCTCCGGCACCTTGACACGCATGTTGGATGATTCTCTATCAATAGCCCTCCCTTTACCTGTATCCCAAGCATTCTGCGTTACGGCATCGATCCACGCTTGTGGCGTTTTCAACACACCTGGTCGTATTCAACGACAATTAAAAACACAAGTCGAAGATTTTCTACTTACTCCAGTCAGGGGAAAATAGATAGGTAATGCCTTCGTAGGCGTACTGAAGACTGAGTGCCCACGCCGTAGAAAATAGCACAATAACGAGTAGCAAAGGAACGATGATTTTGTTGATAGTTTCAATTGTCTTGACTCCTTTTATTATAGAGATTCCCGCTAGCACACATCCGATGGCGTGGCAGACAATTGGCCAGTTGCTATCCTAAGGAAAATATATACGATTTGTTCTAATTATGAGAAGGAATTAATTGACTTGAAGATAATCCCACTCTGTACGAGACTCGTTTAGCGTTGTGGGAAGGCTATTAAAGCAACTAAAAGCCGTGTAGTAGAAACACCAGCCTACAATAACCGCATAGTATCCCCTAATGTAGATGAAATAACTCTGTGACAGTCGACGACAATCAGCGGAATTCTTACGCAACGCCTAAGGTAGCAATTGCCATCCATCCGCCCATCCAGACGTACCAAGGCCCGTGGAAGTGCTCAAACGCTCCCACGACCGTCTTACGGCTGTATCTTCCGACGGCGTACTCAATGAGAATGACCGGTATGGACCAAACCCACAAGCCAAGGGCCcagacgagaagaaacgccAATCCACCTAAGGAAGCACCGTCTCATTTGACGcttctttgacgacgaactAACCTACCTTCTTCTCCACTATTCTGAGCAACGATTCGAGGAAAACGCCATATATTCCCCGTTCCAATGACGCAACCCAAGCAGGACAAAACCAAGCCCAACTTGGACTTGAACATAGGCTAAGAGACAATCGCAGTCTCTAGaatacaattttttttccggACAGACTAACCGTTTCTGGAGGATCATCGTCGACACCGCCCATGTTGTCTTGCGAGGCACGTGAACGGAGGCGAGAATGAGCCGCAGTGTGAGTACAGCCCACGTGGATACACCGTGATCACAGAAAACACCCAAGAggtaattcaaaataatttattgACAATAAATCCTATCCTACACGCAAGTGATTCGTTTTTTACCTAACACTAACAGGTGGCAATGCATTTGCTATGAGCAGCTGACTGTCATGTGGCAGCTGATCAGGAAAAACAACACTAAACTCAACAATAAGGTCTCCTCGCGTTGACGGATCTTTCGAATACGGCAGACCACATCCAGGTACCACAATAGTGCTACCCGGCTTGACAACAGAATGACAATCGACAGGTACACGAACCCCTGGCTCGAGAGCCGGCACCTCTACGCTGCATCCCAATAGCGCGTCCCGAAGCCCAATATTAGCAACGTAGCGCACGTCACTGCCCTCTCGCTTGAAAACCGGATGCGGTTTGTCGCGAATTGTGAATACAATGTCCGCAGGTATTCGACCGGGGTATTGATCGCCCGCCTCGGGAAACGTAACGCGCGTTCCCGCTTTCCAACCCTTTCTCACCGTCACCGTGAGGACGTTCTCTTCGCCGNNNNNNNNNNNNNNNNNNNNNNNNNNNNNNNNNNNNNNNNNNNNNNNNNNNNNNNNNNNNNNNNNNNNNNNNNNNNNNNNNNNNNNNNNNNNNNNNNNNNNNNNNNNNNNNNNNNNNNNNNNNNNNNNNNNNNNNNNNNNNNNNNNNNNNNNNNNNNNNNNNNNNNNNNNNNNNNNNNNNNNNNNNNNNNNNNNNNNNNNTCCTGAACGGGCACGCGTCGCGTgagaagcgaatcgtcgcggAACGAGGGCGAGATCTTACTCTTTGGGCGGTTGCGCCACGGCGGGACCACCTACTTTGACCTTTAGACCGGCGCCCGGTTTCTTGCGACCACCTTTTGCCGTGGGAAACCAACGATCGCGACTTTTAGATAGTATTCGAATGCCCGTTTACCGTTCGGCATCTCGTGCtaagaaaggaagacgaCTCAAGACGGGAAGGGTCGCCCTCTTCCGATCGAACATGCGCACTACGGCCGAATTCCTTGTGTACATCGCGAGCACGCTACACGCTTTACGAGCTGAGTATAGTTagttcgatttcgacgacgcaatGGCCAACGACATCGCCGGCGTTCTCCTGCACGGCTTCGGCTTTATGTTTCTCTTTACCGCCTTCCAGACGAGCACAGTGATCGAGGTGCGCACacccccctcccccctaCTCTACGCGCAACGTTGCGTTCTCTCTTTCGCGCAGCCTTCTGTCCTCCAGAGCAACGAAACCGAAGGAGGCCTTGGCGATAGAGGAGGTGCAGTCAGAGACGAACCCTTTTTTCTACAGGAATAATCTCTTGTCGCCGTAAATTAGATGAAGTGGGTTTCAACAGCGTCGCAATCATATACTCGATTTTTACGGCGGCCAATTGGGTGGCACCGTCGATCGTTGCGCTGTTGGGAGCCAAATGGACGATGGCATTGAGTGGACTTTCATACGTGTaagggaaagagaaagagaaagcgaaattagCAGTTCagatcgatttttcttttagcggTTTCATTGCAGCTATCATACATCCCATTGAGGGTGTAATCTACGCTTTGGCCGCTCTGCTCGGCTTCTGTGCAGGATGTGAGTATcgcaaaaaaatattcgaaaaaaaatttcaaattttctttttagcttTGTGGACGGCCCAGggaaaatatttgacgatGTGCTCGGATAAGAGCACGATGGGTCGCAACGCGGGAATTTTCTGGGCAATGATGGAGACgaggtgagaaaaaattgcgtcTGTAATTGAATCTCCAAATGACGTGTACGAACTTCAAGTTTGGTGCTCGgcaacgctttcgtctttttctacCTGAAAGGAGACACGACGAATATATGTGAGGAACTACAGccaattgttttcttttttttttgctacgtttttattttttgtgtagcGATGACGGAGCGATACATCATTTACGGAGTTCTGACCGGTTGCGGCGTTTTCGGCGTCAGCCTGTTTCTGTGTTTGCGTAGGAAAACGGAAACTGTAGGGAACGTTTGCTTGTCAAAAAAAACTCAATGTCACGcaacttttttttcagactGATAGCAACGTTCAATTTAGTCTCAGCGGAGGAAAGGAGAAATCAGAACCGTCGCCCGTTCTTGCAGCATTTTGTAGGTTCATAAGTCAAGTGGCGCATCTAttgttcgattttcttctgcgTAGATAAAGCTGGAAACTTGctgaaaacgaaggaaatgCTTTGCATATCATTGTTCTGTTTTTACACGGGTCAGTTCATCTCCCCCAACGCGTGTGAATTTTTAATAAAGGACTGCGTTCTATTAGGGTTAGATTTGACGTTCTTTAGCTCTGTCTACGACACGGCAGTCGGTAAGAGCACTTGTCCACGGTCTCGCCTGTTTTCCTCATAATAACGTCGTGTAGGAAATAGTGTACTCCCGCCGAAATTTGGACCGACACTGGGCAAGAAGTACGTTCCCCTCACTGGCCTATTCATCGGTGTAGGTGAAATAGTAGGTAAGAAGCGAGTCATCGTCACTCTTCTATGTCATTGTATCGTTTTCTCAGCTGGTCTACTCTTTGGCCTGCTTGGCAAGAAGTTTGTGCGTCACGGACGCGATCCCATCGTCGTTATTGGCCTCATTTCGCACATTGTCTGctattttctcgtctttaCGAGCATACCGTCGAATGCACCTTTTGAGGAAGCGCATGATCTGTCGAAGACTCCATACCCACTTCTACTTGGCCCAAAGTAAGTGAACCGGATGAAGCCTTTGTCTCTTATGAGAATCTTCTGTTTAGTCTTTATCTTGCTCAATGTGCTGCGTTTCTTCTTGGCTTCGGCGACGCCTGTTTCAACACGCAGATCTATTCCATCATCATGGCTCTATATCAGGAGGATAGTGCGCCTCCTTTCGCGCTCTATAAATTCTTTCAGGTACATTATGCCTGTAACCGTgtactatttatttatttatttatttatttatttatttatttatttatttatttgttttagTCTCTTGCTGCTGCCGCGGGATTTTTCTACAGTTCGCATCTCCTTCTTCATTATCAGCTAATCATTTTGGTACAGGAGAGTGTTCGCTGTTGTGACaacttcattttctttttcttaggtgTTTTTTGCCGTAATCGGTGCAAGTGCTTTTATTCACGTGGAGTGGAATTCCAAGCGCTACTCCGGCTATACGCCCATACAGTAGAATTGGGAGACAAAGGTGCATGTCGAAGCTGTTTTGTCGTGTACTGCTCGCTGCTTTATAAATACGGGGGTGGTAATTGTGGGAAGAAGTTGAGCTGGGAGATGAGCGTCGAAAATAAACAGTCAAACGAAATCAACTGTAAGTTTTAGCATTAGAAATGTAATAGAGATGTCAATCAATACGTTTAGGTACTGCGCATGCACTGATTGCACTCGCATCTCTCGCTCTCAGGCTCTCAGTTTCGCGTCTGCTCGTTTTTGACATCGGAAGAATAGAGGTGAGCAATCAGCGAGGTTCTTATGGTCTTTTTAGACCATCATTTGTGTGGGAAGACCCCCTTTCCAGTTTTTGTTCGTGTTCGCACCGATTTGCGGCTCCGAAACGTTTACGTTAACGCAGAGTGATCGTTTAAATTCAAAATCGGTGACTGAGCCACTAAACCTTGAGctacactgtactgtatAGTTCTTTGTTTCATCTCCCCGATTTCTAATTTCTCTTTATAAAACAGTGGGGATATACTATCTGTTTGACCTCGCGGTAAAAATGGACCCATATGACTCTAATATTTGGCATTTTCTGCTGTAGTTAATTTATATCGAAACGTGACCGGAAAAAATGAAGGGACTCAATGGTGTTTTTCGttatgaagaagaaggagacgaagaggttgactgcggtcccaacgtcctcggcaAGGACGGGTTGGTCCAAGCGACCACGGGGTTCACAACTTAATTATAAGTTGCAAACCCCTAAAAGGCCATTGTACGCCTCCTGTGGTATGAGGCAATATCGTCTAAACGGCCACCTCTCCTGGGTACGAGCAGAAAAACTGCCCACCCTATGGCGTGTATTTCCAAACAGAGGCTACTGTCCTTTATTGGTAGTCTCTGTCGGAGAATGGCGCCTACATCAAAAACGTGCCTGCATGCGTCTACAGAGGACGGTAGCAGGCACACATTAGCTGCGAGGACTGCAGCTCTCTGTGGATTTATCCGGTAAGCAGATTCATTGCCTCGTATTTAGCTAAGCGTCTGTTTAGGACTGGGGTCCTGAACATGACTCCGTCATTAAAAACTGCTCTCAGCCGGGGTCCCGGGCATGACCCCGTtatcaaaaactgcctcgcaggggtcctgggcatgaccccgtcaaaaCTGCCTTTGCATGAAACGCGAGGGTACACTCTGtgcattttttcaaatttattaaataaaataaccGTCCCTCCCCTTGTCTAAAAagtgagcagtttttgatggATGGGTCATGTTCAGGACCCCGGCTGAGAGCAGTTTtaggtcatgctcaggacaCCGTCACCTAAAAAAGGAACGTTAGAAACAACGAACACCGCTCTCTGGTGCAGTCACCTGTCTTTGTGGTGCCGCAGCACACGGCGCGAGATGAGACGGCGTGCGCTCTCGGCGGGATGGCTCCGCCGCGGTGGTCGCGTGAGTGCGCTATACACCGGCACGTGATGCGAATGTGCGCTACCGTGCAAATTGCTAAaacgctacaaaaaaacgaccGTATACATGCATAAAAGTCACTTCTTTCTTGGCTTTCCAATCAATACTCAACACTGCAGAAAAGACTTGTGTTATATCGTAACTCATATGCTTACCTTTGACTTTCCCCGGCGCTGAGTCAGTTcctgcaaaagaaagaagaatcaTCATAAAACTTATTGACAATTTATACACCTACCCGTTCACCTAAATAACGTATTAGCTACGTGAGAAATGAGAGCACTAAATTACCTCAAAAACCTatgaataaaataaaaacctacTAGACTACacctgcagaaaaaatacCTAGAAACAAATGGAACCTAGCTATTgacctagattacctcaaaatccattgatcTAAATAACAGGATTAGCTACGTGAAAAACAATGGCACCTACACTACCTCAAAAATCCACTGACCTAAAACCtgtgaataaaataaaaacctgttcaaaagaaaataaaaacctacTAGACTACacctgcagaaaaaatacCTAGAAACAAATGGAACCTAGCTATCgacctagattacctcaaaatccattgacctaaatatcAGATTAGCTACGTGAGAAACAATGGcacctaaattacctcaaaAATCACTGACCTaaaacctgcaaaaaaataaaaacctatTCTacacctaaaagaaaatataaaAATGAAGACAAATAGcacctagattacctcaaaatccattgacctaaaatattcctatattctaatcaacctagattacctcgaaatccattgaaaatggtctaaagcacgtggcggctgctagctaagCACGAGGgggaaaggagctacaagCCTACTACAGAATCCGCCctaccctactagcagccgccgACTAAACCCTAATGCAAGGGAGAGGACCCGTGCAAACTAACGTAGTGATGCAAACGAAGCACGTGAGGGATGGCCATTACATTATACCGATTTGTTGTCCCGCTACACTCTCTGCAACATACACATGTGGGCTTCATGCGCTGCCATGACACCCGCCCCCACTCGcgaaccccaacccgccctcgattagacGATCGGAAACCAGACCTAATGGTTAGACTGCCGGAAATTTTCTATGCCCGCGAGCGCGGGCAGTGGCACGCCAGGCAATCCGACCCGTGTACGTCGCAGAGAGCCCCGCCCCTTATgtgcacgcctacaccacaGGGGGCCCAAAGGCTGCGGTGCGAACCTGATGTCGCGCTGGACACGTGCTCTCTgatctttcgtcgtcttcttcgccaaactagaagaaaagaagaaaggggTGAAACGAATGGAAAAGCGGGTGCGCGCGGTGAGGGATCGCCTAGATGCGAGTGGATGCAGCATCGAGTAACGTGACGTTGCGCGCTTCGCGCATCGTCACGTCGCCTCGTCCTGTGCGAAAAACAGCGCCACGCAGCCTGCTTCGACGCTCTAACGCCGTTTTTCGCGCAGTCTAATGAAGCGGAAAAAACGCGAGGGAGAAAACGTGCCGACGGCTCGATC
Proteins encoded in this region:
- the LOC136184096 gene encoding LOW QUALITY PROTEIN: casein kinase I-like (The sequence of the model RefSeq protein was modified relative to this genomic sequence to represent the inferred CDS: inserted 1 base in 1 codon) encodes the protein MELRVGNKYRLGRKIGSGSFGDIYLGTNVYSGEEVAIKLECVRTRHPQLHIEAKFYKXMQGGVGIPHIRWCGAEGDYNVLVMELLGPSLEDLFNFCSRKFSVKTVLLLADQLISRVEYVHSKNFIHRDIKPDNFLMGLGKKGNLVYIIDFGLAKKYRDPRTHQHIPYREDKNLTGTARYASINTHLGIEQSRRDDLESLGYMLMYFNLGSLPWQGLKAATKKQKYDRISEKKMSTPVDFLCKGFPAEFATYLNFCRSLRFDDKPDYHYLRQLFRNLFHRQNFTYDYVFDWNTLKGDKRGGHHHHHHHHGGGGGRENDPDHREHREHKDKAAAAAAAQGPPAAAAAPPLAQMPYTSGHGYPGVMVDPLPTSAPLKSEHLMMQRSGTSRQVPPTGAAAAAQAAMSRRQDMFSAPGPHQPAPIQSTLHSYYPREPPNHKEKRSKRVHESKNAVVGVSGDRRTAGIPSSSSAQAVQGTMGSSMQAVQGSGTRGKTREGEMHTSRTRQSRREKDYGQ
- the LOC136184090 gene encoding uncharacterized sodium-dependent transporter HI_0736-like, with amino-acid sequence MGGVDDDPPETPMFKSKLGLVLSCLGCVIGTGNIWRFPRIVAQNSGEEGGLAFLLVWALGLWVWSIPVILIEYAVGRYSRKTVVGAFEHFHGPWYVWMGGWMAIATLGVAGYYAVIVGWCFYYTAFSCFNSLPTTLNESRTEWDYLQDSNWPIVCHAIGCVLAGISIIKGVKTIETINKIIVPLLLVIVLFSTAWALSLQYAYEGITYLFSPDWSVLKTPQAWIDAVTQNAWDTGAGDGLFLTYATYMRRHDGIVSMGTVTPIANNFVSLCCGIMTFCNVFSVLSLTGYTRREIVPILKDSGPAATGLTFIWMPLLYAEMTAGRFLAVLFFLSLAFAGFSSLIATFELLALVLENMGVSRIVSAIVVTIVTFGIGAPSALDVNYLVGQDEVWSFALIPSGLMLVGLVVKFGADRFRAVCVNEFGTDDWKLRKAWNFAIMIVTPLVGLTVLIWWIVDTSKMYLTGTRSKWTAS
- the LOC136200242 gene encoding 2-hydroxychromene-2-carboxylate isomerase-like — translated: MKEFVFYYDIVCPFAYAASRIVENLARRTNASIKWRPVLLGGLYDLSRAPQGKDGSAYSVMPQAKRRLLTKDFMLSMKRNGLSLTVPASHPQKTLNAMRLIASTEPDSGLRVKLTHSLYEAYWQKHADVTDSQVLQSIAASIGWSFSDIRQQIEQGRESLKQNTHEAFTRGAFGVPSFWVNDRLYWGVR
- the LOC136184104 gene encoding UNC93-like protein MFSD11 — protein: MANDIAGVLLHGFGFMFLFTAFQTSTVIEPSVLQSNETEGGLGDRGDEVGFNSVAIIYSIFTAANWVAPSIVALLGAKWTMALSGLSYVGFIAAIIHPIEGVIYALAALLGFCAGSLWTAQGKYLTMCSDKSTMGRNAGIFWAMMETSLVLGNAFVFFYLKGDTTNISMTERYIIYGVLTGCGVFGVSLFLCLRRKTETTDSNVQFSLSGGKEKSEPSPVLAAFYKAGNLLKTKEMLCISLFCFYTGLDLTFFSSVYDTAVGNSVLPPKFGPTLGKKYVPLTGLFIGVGEIVAGLLFGLLGKKFVRHGRDPIVVIGLISHIVCYFLVFTSIPSNAPFEEAHDLSKTPYPLLLGPNLYLAQCAAFLLGFGDACFNTQIYSIIMALYQEDSAPPFALYKFFQSLAAAAGFFYSSHLLLHYQLIILVFFAVIGASAFIHVEWNSKRYSGYTPIQ